DNA from Sphingomonas sp. SUN039:
CCGCTTCGACGGCCTCGGGCCGCTCGGTGGTATCGCGGGTAACGAGAACTGGCTTGCCCAGACTTGGCGCTTCTTCCTGAACGCCGCCGGAGTCGGTGACGATCAAATGGGCGCGGGTCATTAGCCATATGAACGTCAGATAGGGGACGGGTTCGATCAGATGCACGTCATCGACGCCGGCCAGAATGGGATCGACTGCCGCACGAACCTTTGGATTAAGGTGAACGGGATAAACGATCTGGACGTCGCCGCGTTGCGCGAGAATGGCCAGCGCCTGGCAGACCCGCGCAATCCCGCCGTCGTGATTTTCGCGCCGGTGACCGGTGACAAGAATCAACTTTTTACCGGCCGCCAGCGGCGGCAGGCCAGCTTCGATTTCACGCTTCAGCCGGGTGTCGTTTTCGAGCTTGGACTGCGCGATGAACAGGGCATCGATCACCGTATTGCCGGTCACGAAGATTGCCTCAGGCGCGACGGCCTCTTCGGCCAGATTCTGCCGCGACAACTCGGTCGGCGCGAAATGCAGGCTGGCCAGTCGACCGGTAATCTGACGGTTTGCCTCTTCAGGCCATGGCGATTTCAGGTTTCGCGTCCGAAGTCCGGCTTCGACATGCCCGACCGGGATATGGCTATAAAATGCTGCCAGCGCTGCGGCGGTCGATGTCGTCGTGTCGCCATGAACCAACACCCAGTCGGGCCGCCAATCGGCAAAGACGCGCTCCATGCCTTCGAGCACAGCCGTGGTTATGTGTGTCAGCCCCTGGCCCTCACGCATGATTTGCAGATCATCGTCTGCGGTCATCCCGAAAATATCCATGACCTGATCGAGCATCGCCGCATGTTGACCGGTCACGCAGAGACGCCCCTCGAAACGAGGGTCGTCCGCAAGCGCGAGGACCACGGGGGCCATCTTTATGGCTTCCGGCCGCGTTCCGAACACGGTCAGCACTTTAACAGGTTTCATCGTATCTCTTTGAGTGCGGCGCAGGCGCGCAACGCGACCGCCTATAGCAATGAATTGCGC
Protein-coding regions in this window:
- the wecB gene encoding non-hydrolyzing UDP-N-acetylglucosamine 2-epimerase — encoded protein: MLTVFGTRPEAIKMAPVVLALADDPRFEGRLCVTGQHAAMLDQVMDIFGMTADDDLQIMREGQGLTHITTAVLEGMERVFADWRPDWVLVHGDTTTSTAAALAAFYSHIPVGHVEAGLRTRNLKSPWPEEANRQITGRLASLHFAPTELSRQNLAEEAVAPEAIFVTGNTVIDALFIAQSKLENDTRLKREIEAGLPPLAAGKKLILVTGHRRENHDGGIARVCQALAILAQRGDVQIVYPVHLNPKVRAAVDPILAGVDDVHLIEPVPYLTFIWLMTRAHLIVTDSGGVQEEAPSLGKPVLVTRDTTERPEAVEAGTVLLTGTSSAALIEQATRLLDDPLAYQAMAKAHNPYGDGLATRRILDALANQSMQEAQV